A genome region from Methanococcoides burtonii DSM 6242 includes the following:
- a CDS encoding YhbY family RNA-binding protein, translated as MDKERLYKLRSEATNIKPIINVGKGGITDQLIMELKKHIKERHLVKVKVLKSASYEDGIDAIAENLAEATRTTVIDVRGSSVVLYR; from the coding sequence ATGGATAAAGAAAGACTATACAAACTCAGGTCTGAAGCCACTAATATCAAACCTATTATTAATGTTGGCAAAGGCGGCATCACTGACCAGCTCATCATGGAACTGAAAAAACACATTAAAGAGAGGCATCTGGTAAAGGTAAAAGTTCTTAAAAGTGCTTCTTATGAAGATGGAATTGATGCGATAGCTGAGAATCTTGCTGAGGCCACACGGACAACTGTCATTGATGTAAGGGGAAGTTCAGTAGTACTTTACCGTTGA
- a CDS encoding RAD55 family ATPase, which produces MVEYLLGIKELDDLIGGVREGTNLMLIGPPMCGKDELINKIVHTGLKNMESSIIVSTRETGERILEWFSLNDFDVETANLGIVDCVTKTLGISTQDTAQIKRAASPVDLTGIGVRMGQYLEEFLVQKESPGLRLCINSLSTILMYSNLQTVFRFLHVYTGRVKAAKAFGIFVVEDETHDPQTVATLKQLFDGMIEIKETDSGHALRLLGITPKPTKWYDFEINGTDVNISSLE; this is translated from the coding sequence ATGGTTGAATATTTGTTAGGTATAAAGGAACTTGATGACCTTATCGGGGGGGTTAGAGAGGGAACCAACCTGATGTTGATCGGTCCTCCTATGTGCGGAAAAGATGAACTTATCAATAAGATTGTTCATACTGGCCTGAAGAACATGGAATCTTCTATCATAGTTTCCACTCGTGAGACTGGGGAGCGTATCCTTGAATGGTTCTCTCTTAACGATTTTGATGTTGAAACGGCTAATCTGGGCATTGTGGATTGTGTGACCAAAACACTTGGAATTTCTACTCAGGATACGGCCCAGATCAAAAGGGCAGCAAGCCCGGTGGATCTTACTGGCATAGGTGTGAGGATGGGTCAGTATCTTGAAGAATTCCTTGTGCAGAAAGAGTCTCCTGGTCTGAGGTTATGCATAAATTCATTATCTACTATTTTGATGTATTCCAATCTACAGACAGTTTTCAGGTTCTTGCATGTCTATACAGGACGTGTCAAAGCAGCAAAGGCATTTGGTATTTTTGTAGTCGAGGATGAAACCCATGATCCTCAGACGGTGGCAACTCTGAAACAGCTGTTCGATGGTATGATCGAGATAAAAGAAACAGATTCAGGTCATGCTCTCAGACTGTTGGGCATCACGCCAAAACCGACCAAATGGTATGATTTTGAAATAAACGGCACGGATGTAAATATTTCCTCTCTCGAATGA